TGAAGACAATATCGCTGCTACCGGTCTTACTGAAGAAGGAGCCAAGGCTGAGGGAATAGACGTAGAGACTACCATGATTATTGACAACTATCGTCCAGAATTCATGCCAACCTTCGAGCAGGTCCAATTAAAAGTAGTATTTGATCGCGCTACACGCCGTATTCTCGGAGCACAAATCATGTCCAAGATGGATCTGACCCAATCGATCAACACAGTGTCTGTATGTATTCAAAATAAAATGACGATTGACCAACTTGCCTTCATTGATTTCTTCTTCCAACCTCATTACAACAAGCCTTGGAACTTCCTGAATACAGTAGGTCTTCAATCGCTGCCGACAACAGTATCAAGTAAAGAAACCGTAACGGTGTAACGTAATTGCATAAGAATAATCAGGCGAATGAACCGAGGCTATTTATGGCTTCGGTTTTTTTGCGATGTGAAAAGTGGTACTATTTACCTTTAAAATAATTTGGATCCTATTCTGACATTTGTAATTATGTAAGCATCACGCTAAATTTGACATGTCAGTGAAAACTTTCACTTAGTTTTTCATTAAGTGATAATTATCACGTTAATGTGTTTTGTGACACGCTACAATGGTCATAAAGGAACAAATTTTAAGTAAATAGATGAAGGGGATAAGAATCATGGCTTATAATAAACCGCAGCAGATTGCCGCAGTAACAGTCGAGAACGGCATTAAAAAGGCTCACAATCCTTTAAGTACCGTACTTATTCTGGGCTTTCTGGGAGGAGCGTTTATTGCGCTCGGATTTTTACTGGATATTCGCGTCATTGCTGGCGCACCACAAGAATGGGGATCCATTGCTAACTTTATTGGGGCTGCAGTGTTCCCTGTTGGATTGATTTTGGTACTGCTCGCAGGAGGAGAACTACTGACAGGCAATATGATGGCCGTGCCGCTTGCTTTTATGGCCAAGAAGATATCTTTCTGGGAAGTTATCAAGAATCTCGTATTGATTACACTCAGCAATCTAGCTGGAGCTTTGTTTGTAGCTTATTTTTTCGGTCATGTGGTGGGTTTAACCGCAGACGGTGTGTATTTGGAGAAAGTAGTCGAAATGGCTGGACATAAGCTAGAGGCTGGATTCTTGCCAGCATTTGTTTCCGGTATCGGTTGTAACTGGCTCGTAGCTCTGGCGGTATGGCTCTCCTATGGGGCGGATAACTTCAGTGGCAAAATCCTCGGTATCTGGTTCCCGACTATGGCTTTTGTAGCTATCGGCTTCCAGCACGTTGTAGCCAACATGTTCTTAATCCCAGCTGCAATTTTTGAAGGGTATTTCTCATGGGGAGAATACTTCCAAAACTTTGTACCGGTATGGCTAGGCAATTTGACGGGCGGTGCGATATTTGTTGCGGCAGCCTATTGGATGGCTTACCTGCGTAAAGAGCCTGCGGCCATTCAATCCGTAGACAGTAAGTCCGGCAGCGCTGTGAAAAAACACGCCTAAACCTATCTTATAGAGCACTCCTTAGAATCATTCGAGGGGTGCTTTTTGCTGTATAGACAACACAAAATTCGCCGTGATGTAATCGAATTCGGGGGAACGAATTCGGATGCACGGCGAATTTTAGAAGGGGGAGTGTTTCTAGGCTCTATTACCCTGATTATGTAATAATGAATCACTTCGTTTTAATAAGTCTGCTTTACGGACGACAGCGGCAACTATAAAATATAAATAGACGCCCTGATCCATGGGGAACGGAGCCGCTTTTTTCTCAGCTACGGTAGAAGTTAGACCGAAATAAGAGGTAGAGTATACAGTGACTTTATCACGATGCAACGTCAATGTGTTTGCTTGCTCCAAGCCCTGTTTTGGGATGATACTGGATGGAATAATGACACATATATTACAGGGGATGTACACTACTTATGAAGTTTTTACAGGCTTATCCTAAAGAAGTTAAAATATTTTTAATCGCCAGCCTTATTAACGCAACGGGTAGTGCATTGATGTGGCCACTTGTCACGATGTATGTTTTTGATGAGCTTGGACGCAGCATGTCGGATGCTGGACTAGTGATTCTTATTCAATCGGTTGGAGGGATCGTGGGTCAATTACTCGGGGGCTCACTCTATCATAAGGTGGGTGTAAACCGGCTGATTGTCGGAGCGCTGGCCATGAATGCACTTGCGCTGTTCACTTTGCCAGCAGCAAGTAACAACTGGATTTTGTTTATGGCCGCAATGGGACTAGTAGGACTTTTTAATTCACTGTCATTACCTGCGATTCAGGCGTTTATCGGCTTTCGTTTTACGAAGCAGCGCGGAGAGCTGTTTAATGTTATTTATGTCGCCAATAATATTGGAGTAGCACTGGGTACGGCGTTAAGTGGTTTTCTGGCCGATATTTCTTATATGCTCAGCTTTGTGATGAACGGCGTAACTTCAGCGGTATTTGCGGTATTCTTTTTTGTATATCTCAAGAAAGTCGGAGGAGATTCTTCACAGGAGGTCGCAGAACACCAGAAGGCTGGTCCTGAGAAACAATCCACATGGAAGCTAATGGGGCATACACGGATTTATCTTTATATGGGGATTGCCTCCATGTTCCTGCTGTTAGGGAACTCTATTTGGAATACAGGAGTATCTCCATTCATTATTTCTGAAG
This window of the Paenibacillus sp. FSL R10-2734 genome carries:
- a CDS encoding formate/nitrite transporter family protein; the encoded protein is MAYNKPQQIAAVTVENGIKKAHNPLSTVLILGFLGGAFIALGFLLDIRVIAGAPQEWGSIANFIGAAVFPVGLILVLLAGGELLTGNMMAVPLAFMAKKISFWEVIKNLVLITLSNLAGALFVAYFFGHVVGLTADGVYLEKVVEMAGHKLEAGFLPAFVSGIGCNWLVALAVWLSYGADNFSGKILGIWFPTMAFVAIGFQHVVANMFLIPAAIFEGYFSWGEYFQNFVPVWLGNLTGGAIFVAAAYWMAYLRKEPAAIQSVDSKSGSAVKKHA
- a CDS encoding MFS transporter; amino-acid sequence: MKFLQAYPKEVKIFLIASLINATGSALMWPLVTMYVFDELGRSMSDAGLVILIQSVGGIVGQLLGGSLYHKVGVNRLIVGALAMNALALFTLPAASNNWILFMAAMGLVGLFNSLSLPAIQAFIGFRFTKQRGELFNVIYVANNIGVALGTALSGFLADISYMLSFVMNGVTSAVFAVFFFVYLKKVGGDSSQEVAEHQKAGPEKQSTWKLMGHTRIYLYMGIASMFLLLGNSIWNTGVSPFIISEGWPKKTYGFLWTLNGILIFAAQPLVTVIKRWFASTSTAQMTVSALFYLGGYAVLLWMPTYSGLVLGMVLATLGEMLISPAMPSFISDHAGRSAPFYLGLSGGMGAVGRVIGPYLMGRLYDSGGLAPTAWLACAMALLSVGFFLVHAYINRRGNSLERTTG